A single genomic interval of Juglans regia cultivar Chandler chromosome 1, Walnut 2.0, whole genome shotgun sequence harbors:
- the LOC108998582 gene encoding xyloglucan galactosyltransferase XLT2 — protein sequence MFSVGCPCQPLIPPRKHTCPFPSLQLLLQASKILHWSNIPQTPKPFGFHHLSPQRNPHYSQKPIVAGKESKTLHTPSLMLPISDHASFETIKKPQTPELLDRKNSPNKFNSVFLPIHYAHSRIWLILTILSIQVLLLFTLRSLPISLSLSHPRPSEYVQNSLSADPNRDQCGSGRIFVYDLPVTFNSEILANCDDLNPWNSRCEALANDGFGRSATGLVGIVPKQLASAWYWTDQFVSEIIFHNRVLKHKCRVLEPENATAFYIPFYAGLAVGKYLWSNSSAKERDLHCEMMLKWVQEKPYYKRSNGWDHFLTMGRISWDFRRSKDEDWGSSCIYMRGMRNITRLLIERNPWDYFDVGVPYPTGFHPRSDSDVTAWQRFVRDRNRTSLFSFAGATRGAVRNDFRGILLRQCNGTDACTIVDCAGSRCSNGTSAILETFLSSEFCLQPRGDSFTRRSLFDCMVAGSIPVFFWKRTAYYQYEWFLPGEADSYSVFIDRNAVKNGTSVKEVLERYSREEVRKMREKVIDYIPKIVYARPQEGLETVKDAFDVAIEGVLRRFKEQEEWGFKW from the coding sequence ATGTTCTCTGTCGGTTGCCCTTGCCAGCCCTTAATCCCACCGCGAAAGCACACGTGCCCTTTCCCCTCTCTCCAACTTCTTCTTCAGGCCTCTAAAATCCTCCACTGGTCCAATATCCCCCAAACACCCAAACCCTTCGGCTTCCACCATCTCTCACCTCAAAGAAACCCTCACTATTCACAGAAACCCATCGTTGCCGGAAAAGAGTCAAAGACCCTCCATACTCCTTCTCTGATGCTTCCCATTTCTGATCACGCTTCCTTCGAAACTATCAAGAAACCCCAAACCCCCGAGTTATTAGACCGCAAGAACTCACCGAACAAGTTCAACTCGGTTTTTCTACCTATCCACTATGCCCATTCTCGCATTTGGCTCATCCTCACCATCCTCTCCATCCAGGTACTCCTTCTCTTCACCCTCCGCTCTCTTCCTatctccctttccctctcccaCCCTCGCCCCAGCGAATACGTCCAGAATTCCTTATCCGCTGACCCGAATCGAGATCAATGTGGATCGGGTCGAATATTCGTGTACGATCTCCCCGTAACATTCAATTCTGAGATTCTGGCCAATTGCGATGACTTGAACCCGTGGAACTCGCGCTGCGAAGCGTTGGCCAATGATGGCTTCGGCCGGAGTGCCACCGGGCTTGTCGGGATCGTGCCAAAGCAATTGGCTTCGGCGTGGTACTGGACGGACCAGTTCGTGTCCGAGATCATTTTCCACAATCGTGTCTTGAAGCACAAGTGTCGGGTCCTAGAGCCGGAAAATGCTACAGCGTTCTACATACCGTTCTACGCTGGACTGGCGGTGGGTAAGTATCTTTGGTCGAATTCGAGCGCCAAGGAACGCGATCTCCACTGCGAGATGATGTTAAAGTGGGTTCAGGAGAAACCCTACTACAAGAGATCCAACGGATGGGATCACTTCCTCACCATGGGGCGCATCTCGTGGGACTTCCGGCGGTCAAAAGACGAGGACTGGGGTTCTAGCTGTATCTACATGCGCGGGATGAGGAATATAACGCGCCTCCTGATCGAGCGGAACCCGTGGGACTACTTTGACGTCGGTGTGCCTTACCCCACCGGATTCCACCCCAGGTCAGACTCCGATGTAACGGCATGGCAGCGCTTCGTCCGCGACCGTAACCGCACAAGCCTATTCTCTTTCGCCGGGGCGACACGTGGCGCCGTCAGGAACGACTTTAGGGGGATATTGCTCAGGCAGTGCAACGGAACGGACGCGTGTACGATCGTAGACTGCGCGGGGTCTCGCTGCTCCAACGGTACATCGGCGATCCTGGAAACGTTCTTGAGCTCCGAGTTCTGTCTACAGCCCAGGGGTGACAGCTTCACCCGCAGATCGTTATTCGACTGCATGGTTGCCGGGTCGATCCCTGTTTTCTTCTGGAAGCGAACCGCCTATTATCAGTACGAGTGGTTTTTACCGGGCGAAGCGGATAGTTACTCGGTCTTTATAGACCGAAACGCCGTAAAAAACGGGACGTCTGTGAAGGAAGTGCTGGAGAGGTATAGCAGGGAGGAGGtgaggaaaatgagagagaaagtgatTGATTATATACCGAAAATAGTGTATGCAAGACCTCAGGAGGGGTTGGAGACGGTGAAGGATGCATTTGATGTGGCCATTGAGGGGGTGCTAAGGAGGTTCAAGGAGCAAGAGGAGTGGGGATTTAAGTGGTAA
- the LOC118348263 gene encoding uncharacterized protein LOC118348263, with protein sequence MRLLAWNCRGIARSTAIRSLRAKIRIYNPDVIFLSETLLSSCENASIVNRLGFTFFVHSPPTKKWGGLLLLYRPGFDIELVNISANMISALVYSDPVHVPWLLNLVYCPAAVNQKQWFWDMLSQTTDSFSGPSLAIGDFNSILSQSEKFGGKSFAQSSTLKGLPLFMNRFGFVDIGFNGPKYTWSNKRAGFNLIKERLDRGIANLEWIELFPNAYITTLTRDSSDHAPILLDTSKNHQSNKSFKFEEFWLRDPSIFITIKKAWSQGFIGTPSFILSKKLKNTKKALRDWNLKNFGHIQAQIKHLSDILSSIQDQDLPPSSLSLEMDLQTNLQELLIREETLWRQKSRVTWLTTTDLNTKFFHASTVIRRRRNMIDCLKTGRNQWSTDPSIIATTIQDHFQKIFTSSNPSPSVNMDHLFPRKITDVENDYLCHIPTDEEIFLVVKALPSSKAPGRTGSQDSFIKNSGKLLN encoded by the coding sequence ATGAGACTACTTGCTTGGAATTGCAGGGGTATTGCCCGATCCACTGCAATCAGATCTCTTAGGGCAAAAATCAGGATCTATAATCCTGATGTTATTTTCCTTTCTGAAACTTTATTATCCTCTTGTGAAAATGCTAGTATTGTTAATAGGCTTGGTTTCACGTTTTTTGTTCACTCCCCACCGACTAAGAAATGGGGAGGTCTTTTGCTTCTGTATCGTCCTGGTTTCGATATAGAACTTGTGAATATTTCTGCTAATATGATATCTGCTTTAGTCTACTCGGATCCTGTTCATGTACCTTGGCTTTTAAATCTTGTATATTGTCCTGCCGCTGTTAATCAAAAGCAATGGTTCTGGGATATGCTTAGTCAAACCACAGATTCCTTCTCCGGGCCCTCTCTTGCAATTGGCGATTTCAATTCCATTCTGTCTCAATCTGAAAAATTTGGTGGTAAAAGTTTCGCTCAATCATCCACTTTAAAAGGTCTTCCTCTTTTCATGAATAGGTTCGGATTTGTGGATATTGGTTTTAATGGTCCAAAATATACTTGGTCAAACAAGAGGGCTGGCTTTAATCTCATTAAAGAACGTCTTGATAGAGGGATAGCCAATTTAGAGTGGATTGAGTTGTTTCCTAATGCTTACATCACCACACTCACTCGTGATTCCTCGGATCATGCTCCAATCCTGTTGGACACTTCAAAAAATCATCAATCCAACAaatcctttaaatttgaagaattttggcTTAGAGATCCCTCTATCttcattactattaaaaaagccTGGTCTCAAGGTTTCATTGGCACTCCTTCTTTTATCCTGtcaaagaaactaaaaaataccaaaaaagcCCTTCGggattggaatttaaaaaattttggtcaCATTCAAGCCCAAATCAAACACCTTTCTGATATTCTTTCCTCTATTCAAGATCAAGaccttcctccttcctccttgTCTTTGGAAATGGACCTCCAAACAAATCTTCAAGAACTCCTCATTAGGGAAGAAACTCTTTGGCGTCAAAAATCTAGAGTGACTTGGCTTACTACGACGGATTTAAATACCAAATTTTTCCATGCCTCTACTGTGATCAGACGTAGAAGGAATATGATTGACTGTTTGAAGACGGGCAGAAATCAATGGTCTACTGACCCGTCCATTATTGCAACAACCATCCAAgatcattttcaaaaaattttcaccTCCTCCAATCCTTCTCCGTCTGTCAACATGGATCATctttttccaaggaaaattaCTGATGTTGAAAATGATTATCTCTGTCACATCCCTACTGATGAAGAAATTTTCCTTGTAGTTAAAGCCCTTCCCTCCTCCAAAGCCCCTGGTCGGACGGGTTCACAggactcttttataaaaaattctggGAAATTATTAAACTAG
- the LOC108998669 gene encoding embryo-specific protein ATS3B, producing the protein MNKAQRFLLQFAFIFILSEAKSSWLQPQAAAESFNISYIQSAASCSYTAVITTSCSSTSYTRDQISISFGDAYGNQIYAPRLDDPSSGAFERCSSDTYQINGPCAYQICYVYLYRTGPDGWKPKSVKIYGYNSRAVTFYYDVFIPSDIWYGFNLCQSASSSGHHSGWKWFVYVVLGLTVGALM; encoded by the exons atgaacaaagCTCAACGTTTTCTGCTCCAGTTTGCCTTCATCTTTATCCTCTCAGAAGCCAAATCTTCCTGGCTACAGCCCCAAGCTGCGGCAGAATCCTTCAATATCAGCTATATCCAG AGTGCGGCGAGCTGTTCTTACACGGCTGTTATAACAACAAGCTGTTCCTCAACAAGTTACACCCGAGATCAGATCAGTATCTCTTTTGGCGACGCTTATGGCAATCAG ATTTATGCACCGAGGCTGGACGATCCATCGTCGGGGGCATTTGAACGGTGTTCATCGGATACATATCAGATAAACGGACCTTGTGCCTACCAGATCTGTTATGTGTATCTGTATCGTACAGGACCAGATGGCTGGAAACCTAAGAGTGTGAAAATCTATGGCTATAACAGCAGAGCTGTTACATTTTACTATGATGTCTTTATCCCAAGTGATATCTGGTATGGATTTAATCTGTGTCAGAGTGCTTCTTCCTCGGGTCACCATTCTGGTTGGAAATGGTTCGTGTATGTTGTACTAGGGCTTACTGTTGGTGCTCTGATGTGA